In Panthera uncia isolate 11264 chromosome B4, Puncia_PCG_1.0, whole genome shotgun sequence, one genomic interval encodes:
- the TEX33 gene encoding testis-expressed protein 33 isoform X2, with amino-acid sequence MDLSRRAGTTTLTRAHLNHEGGQQDTDPWRTACSPVGTSKFKYQAPVSPQQSLYRGGSPLRQIHLEEVRPPPPTAISRDSLSSGLDPQCGSPRKADYRPSSRESRASIREGAPLCQGLKEGPNAGAQDQESSVILDNIRHKFGSNMVDELVSEEQAQRAIGEGSEGQKRATSWPSRTQSPMGINAIFSDYYDLGYNMRSNLFQGSKLSSATPWVWPQARSFTSFGLGHLLGTVGIIMMLWPSVGQ; translated from the exons GTACCACCACTTTGACCAGGGCCCATCTGAACCACGAGGGAGGCCAGCAGGACACGGACCCCTGGAGAACTGCCTGCAGCCCTGTGGGCACCTCCAAGTTCAAGTACCAGGCCCCAGTCTCCCCACAGCAGAGCCTGTACCGGGGAGGCAGCCCCCTAAGGCAGATCCACTTGGAGGAGGTCCGGCCTCCACCCCCAACGGCCATCAGTAGGGACTCTCTGTCCTCGGGGTTGGACCCACAGTGTGGGTCTCCGAGGAAGGCAGATTACAGACCCTCCTCGAGGGAGAGCAGGGCTTCTATCCGAGAGGGGGCTCCGCTGTGCCAGGGACTGAAGGAAGGTCCCAACGCGGGAGCCCAGGACCAGGAGAGCAGCGTCATTCTTGACAACATTCGTCACAAGTTTGGGAGCAACATGGTGGACGAGCTGGTCTCTGAGGAGCAG GCTCAAAGGGCCATCGGTGAAGGCTCTGAGGGCCAGAAGAGGGCCACCTCGTGGCCCAGCAGGACCCAGAGTCCCATGGGAATCAACGCCATCTTCTCAGACTACTATGATCTGGGCTACAACATGCGGTCCAACTTGTTTCAAG GTTCAAAGCTCAGCTCTGCCACTCCCTgggtgtggcctcaggcaagatCCTTCACCTCTTTCGGCCTCGGTCACCTCCTTGGCACCGTGGGGATAATAATGATGCTGTGGCCCTCAGTGGGTCAGTGA